The Coffea eugenioides isolate CCC68of unplaced genomic scaffold, Ceug_1.0 ScVebR1_1504;HRSCAF=2366, whole genome shotgun sequence DNA window tatcaaaaaatcAGGCTCAAGATCATCAAAAGGCATGCATGAATAGAACACCCAATGCTTTAGCAATAGGTTCTATCATATATTTTATGATGCGTACTAGGATTGATGTCTCTTATGTTTTAAGTTTTACAAACAGATGCCAGGCAAATCTCCGTGATGGACATCAGATGGCCGTCAAGAATATTGTCAAATATTTGAGAAGGACTAAGGATATAATCTTGGTATATGAAGAAAACAATTTGCAAGTGGAGAGATACAATGATGCCAACTGTCAATCTGATAAAAATGATAGCAAATCTCAGTCTAGAGATGTGTTTACTCTAAATAGTAGTGTTGTGACTTGGAAAAGTTTCAAACAAGAGACCACAACAGATTCTACATCTGAAACCAAATACATTATAGCAGTTGAGGCAGCTAAAGATGCCGTTTAGATCAAGAAATTCATCATTGAGTTTGAAGGGGTTCCATGCATTAAAGATCTAATACTTTTATATTGTAATAATAATGGAGCTATTACTCAAGCAAAGAAACCAAGGTTTCATCAATGGTTAAAGCATATAAGGCGTTTTTACCTAATTAGAGAGATCATTGGTAGAATGAATCCACATGTAAAGATAGAATGAATCCACATTATAACTAATATGCATATTCTTTAATAAGAGATAACATTGAATCACATATTTAACATTCTTCCATTTTAAGGAGATGGATAGTACCAATCGGAATCATCAAATTCTATTCCATTATTAAAGTATTTAATAGGTACTGGGTTTGCATCAAATTCGACATCAGAAAAATAATCTTCGTAATTATTTAAGGAAATATGTAGATTATTTCTGGGAAGTGTGAGATCATTTATGGGGATTATGGGATCATTTATGGGCTCTGATACTATTTCGGTGCCCAAATTTAAGTCCAAATTTAAACTTGGGTTGGCTAACAAGATATTCATATTTATCATTCTAGATGCAAaagatatttttatttctaaagTATATTTAGGATGTGTAATATTTATTGATAAGGTACTAAAtggatttgaaatattttccatAAAATTTTTTGCAAGAGAATAGAGTGCAAACCATATCAAGACTAACAATTTTTTATTAACAAAAGAAATGGGTCCAACACGCTTCCATACGTTAAATCTGATTTTTTACAGACAAAACTCTGGCTACCTCTCCGAGGACTTCTTACTTGGGCGTTGCAGCCTCCAACCACCAAGGTAACTTCCTTTAAGGGTCGCTGTTTTGCAGCACAGCTTAGTTTCATTTTCTACCTCTAAGCGTACTCAGATGTAAATATAGAAAGTTGTGAAGAAACTTGCTTCTTTTATTAATGAAGAAAGTTTAGTACATGATATAGGCTAAGCACACtactctctctctatctcttctTATTTACTAAAGATGAGAGAAAATTTTCAAGACAATCGGTAAGGTTGAGTTGCCAAAGTAGAACTCTTGATTCCTTCAATTGCCTTCTTCATATGGCATGCTCCTATTTATATAGGTGTTTGGCGGACTTCAATGCTGGATTTGAATTGATATTTCCACGGATTTCTACTGGCTTCAATTCCATAGACGGACTTCAATTGGTTTCAATCCCGCGGACTTGAGTAAAATATTTTGGATTCCGGTAGTGACGTAAGTGCCTGCGTCTTATTCCATACTTTGACTACTTGATGTCGtgtccttattttttttttggtacaggCTGAACACGTATTATTTTTGCGCTTTCTCATCCTACACAAAGTTTTGATAGTTTTGTCGTTGGATTTTATTTGACTGCTTTCCAATAAgcatgtcgcgccccattttttataagaaaaataaatggtttaaaaagtgaattttggtttgatttttgatttgaaaaaggatttttgatttaaaaagaaaatgggcctaaatggggtttgtaatgcgacgatttaggcccaaattatagtttaaaaagggtttttgaaataaaaatcggagtcgccacttggtattgagttaaggtgtaccaagtcacctaaaaatgaattttttaaagaaaaaatagaaaaatcccttttaaacgactccaagtctacgtaaatcaaagaaaaaggttcgggagtcacatttgaagaaagggaaggcaaggataaaaatccgaggcaccctttcgacctaaccaaggctagttgcgtaatttagtcaaagattttcttattcttaacctaaaaatttatcacatttggacgtactatatgaatgcaaaccctagatgtgacagctccaccttcccctaaggcgaaccaaaggggttagcggactgcctgtccaactctcgccaagactaaCGGTgtagtttagagcg harbors:
- the LOC113755469 gene encoding uncharacterized protein LOC113755469; the protein is MRTRIDVSYVLSFTNRCQANLRDGHQMAVKNIVKYLRRTKDIILVYEENNLQVERYNDANCQSDKNDSKSQSRDVFTLNSSVVTWKSFKQETTTDSTSETKYIIAVEAAKDAV